From the genome of Drosophila melanogaster chromosome 2L, one region includes:
- the firl gene encoding firelighter, isoform E, producing the protein MIEREIIHTTPASKRIFDVLKDVLQFFELYVRILLELFVSLVQIVLPKKQKDVSGEIVLITGTGHGIGRELALHYASLGSTVVCVDIDGKNNLQTVEKAKRLNLGEVYSYSCDVSKRDEVTALADRIKSDVGCISVLVNNVGIMPTHPILQQSAEEIQRVFDVNVFSQFWTIQAFLPHMQEKCRGHIICMSSIAGLVGISNLVPYCATKFAVRGLMEALHAELRQGPFRDLIRTTTIFPYMTNTGLCKHPKVKFPSILGLLDPKQVAKRIVEAHRTDLMEVTIPSCLLYINNWTRLLPDHCGLMLKDFIDSGVESDLI; encoded by the exons ATGATAGAACGGGAAATTATCCA CACAACACCTGCCTCGAAGCGCATCTTCGACGTCCTCAAGGATGTCCTGCAATTTTTCGAGCTCTATGTGCGAATTCTGTTGGAGCTGTTTGTGTCGCTGGTGCAGATTGTGCTGCCCAAAAAGCAGAAGGATGTCAGCGGGGAGATAGTTTTG ATAACCGGAACTGGGCATGGAATTGGTCGGGAGTTGGCCCTACACTATGCTTCATTGGGTAGCACAGTGGTTTGTGTGGATATCGATGGCAAAAATAATCTGCAGACGGTGGAGAAGGCCAAACGGCTCAATCTCGGCGAGGTTTACAGCTACAG CTGCGATGTTTCCAAGCGCGATGAGGTTACGGCACTGGCGGATCGGATCAAGTCGGATGTTGGATGCATATCGGTGCTGGTTAATAATGTGGGCATAATGCCAACGCATCCCATTCTGCAGCAATCGGCCGAGGAAATCCAGCGGGTCTTCGACGTGAACGTGTTCTCGCAGTTCTGGACCATCCAGGCCTTCTTGCCGCACATGCAGGAGAAGTGTCGTGGCCACATCATTTGCATGTCCTCCATTGCCGGCTTGGTGGGCATCTCCAACCTGGTGCCCTATTGTGCCACCAAATTCGCTGTACGCGGTCTGATGGAGGCACTGCATGCCGAATTACGACAGGGACCTTTCAGGGATCTG ATTCGAACCACCACCATCTTTCCCTATATGACCAACACTGGCCTCTGCAAGCATCCCAAGGTGAAGTTCCCATCGATCCTGGGCCTGCTCGATCCCAAGCAGGTGGCCAAAAGGATCGTGGAGGCTCATCGCACCGACCTCATGGAGGTAACCATCCCGAGCTGCCTCCTCTACATCAACAACTGGACGCGACTCCTGCCCGATCATTGCGGCCTGATGCTTAAGGACTTTATCGACAGCGGTGTGGAGTCGGATTTGATTTAG